The following proteins come from a genomic window of Geomonas sp. RF6:
- a CDS encoding leucyl aminopeptidase: MKIETSSASPLEHGTPALVIGYFQDAKGELFSQCDAALDGLLERLAATKELNGKHNSTRLIHTMGRLPAERLLLVGLGKQGELTGERLRQGAGNAMQALRGVRVASFASALHLSGTSDSAVEAVCTGALLGSYTFDAYKTKEKEERFSFDTMTILFAEGGNEGAHAAVQRAEAICNAVQLTRNLVSHPGNVVTPAYLSATARELSERYGLGCRVLEMDELKELRLNALIAVGKGSVELPRLVTLEYRGGEEKDPPVVLVGKGVTFDSGGISIKPGQGMEAMKMDMAGAAAVLGTLQAVAEMKLAVNVVGIIPTAENMPDSNAFKPGDVLTAMSGTTIEITNTDAEGRLILCDALHYALTNYKPSLMIDLATLTGACVVALGHEASGIMGNNAELVEALKGAGERCGERIWELPLWDEYGEAMKSEIADLKNAGSRDGGTINAGWFLKQFVGSTPWAHLDIAGTAWTDKARPYTPKGATGVGVRLLIEYLSSK, from the coding sequence ATGAAGATAGAAACCTCCTCCGCTTCTCCGCTCGAACATGGAACACCGGCGCTGGTGATAGGGTACTTCCAGGACGCCAAAGGGGAACTCTTTTCCCAATGCGACGCCGCCCTCGACGGACTGCTCGAAAGGCTCGCGGCGACAAAGGAACTGAACGGCAAGCACAACTCCACGCGGCTGATCCACACCATGGGGCGCCTCCCTGCCGAGCGGCTCCTCCTTGTGGGGCTCGGAAAGCAGGGGGAGCTCACGGGCGAGCGCCTGCGCCAGGGGGCTGGCAACGCAATGCAGGCGTTGCGCGGCGTCCGCGTCGCCTCCTTCGCCTCCGCGCTGCACCTCTCCGGCACCAGCGACAGTGCTGTGGAGGCGGTCTGCACCGGGGCTCTGCTGGGAAGCTACACCTTCGACGCCTACAAGACAAAGGAGAAAGAGGAGCGCTTTTCCTTCGACACGATGACCATCCTTTTTGCCGAGGGGGGCAACGAAGGCGCACACGCCGCCGTTCAGCGGGCGGAGGCGATCTGCAACGCGGTGCAGCTCACCCGCAACCTGGTCTCACATCCGGGAAACGTGGTCACTCCCGCCTACCTCAGTGCAACGGCGCGGGAGCTCTCGGAGCGCTACGGCCTCGGGTGCCGCGTGCTGGAGATGGACGAGCTGAAGGAACTGCGCCTGAACGCACTGATAGCGGTGGGAAAGGGCTCCGTCGAGCTGCCGCGCCTCGTCACCCTCGAATATCGGGGGGGAGAGGAGAAAGATCCTCCGGTCGTGCTGGTTGGTAAAGGGGTCACCTTCGACTCCGGCGGGATCTCCATAAAACCGGGGCAGGGAATGGAGGCGATGAAGATGGACATGGCGGGAGCGGCGGCCGTACTCGGCACTCTGCAGGCGGTCGCGGAGATGAAGCTCGCCGTGAACGTGGTGGGGATCATTCCGACAGCGGAGAATATGCCGGACAGCAACGCCTTCAAGCCGGGCGATGTCCTTACCGCCATGTCGGGGACTACCATAGAGATCACCAACACCGACGCAGAGGGGAGGCTCATCCTCTGCGATGCGCTGCACTACGCCCTTACCAACTACAAGCCGTCGCTCATGATCGACCTCGCCACCCTGACCGGCGCCTGCGTCGTCGCGCTGGGGCACGAGGCGAGCGGGATCATGGGAAACAACGCGGAGCTTGTAGAGGCGCTGAAGGGTGCGGGGGAGCGGTGCGGCGAGCGGATCTGGGAGCTCCCCCTGTGGGATGAGTACGGGGAGGCGATGAAAAGCGAGATCGCCGACCTGAAAAACGCCGGCAGCCGCGACGGGGGCACCATCAACGCCGGGTGGTTCCTGAAGCAGTTCGTCGGCAGCACGCCGTGGGCGCACCTCGACATCGCCGGCACCGCCTGGACGGACAAGGCCCGCCCCTACACCCCGAAAGGAGCGACCGGAGTCGGGGTCAGGCTCCTCATCGAATACCTCTCCAGCAAGTAA
- a CDS encoding DUF4385 domain-containing protein — MTFDYTLDFSSIDFRKHPELYRIGKGEQGVLLVEPYKSEILPYWRFKTPDLARQSAERIYRLFLEYSAQGDFVGMDMARKFLQMGYTRSRRYANHRSGRKYDSDGIHLPREEDQVKAASAAIFYEMWQKVREDSHYSELKKRHRELYEGV, encoded by the coding sequence ATGACTTTTGACTACACCCTCGACTTCTCCAGTATCGACTTCAGAAAGCACCCGGAGCTTTACCGGATCGGGAAGGGGGAGCAGGGGGTGCTGCTTGTGGAGCCTTACAAGAGCGAGATTCTTCCGTACTGGCGCTTCAAGACTCCCGACCTCGCGAGGCAATCTGCCGAGAGGATCTACCGGCTCTTCCTGGAGTACAGCGCTCAGGGAGATTTCGTGGGGATGGACATGGCGCGCAAGTTCCTCCAGATGGGGTACACCAGGTCGAGGCGGTACGCCAATCACCGCTCCGGACGGAAGTACGACAGCGACGGCATCCACTTGCCGCGGGAAGAAGATCAGGTGAAGGCGGCTTCGGCCGCTATATTCTACGAGATGTGGCAGAAGGTTCGGGAAGACAGCCACTATAGTGAGCTAAAGAAGAGGCACCGGGAGTTGTACGAAGGGGTATGA
- a CDS encoding cytochrome c3 family protein, whose product MNRKLLAALSFVALAGTAAFAGTEAGSGVPGSIHDMTIYGAYGSGDPEVQQGRVCAYCHTPHHAITEGNDYLPLWSHTVTTQTFTPYASATIDANIDPTTMMEGPSKLCMSCHDGSVAVDTHYAFTGGKKLQQDDNLFSTPAVGEKGNLSNDHPIGFIYDDADGGIAKGPETGNPNLEDHVQGKDEWIRNKNATYAGSGLKIADRLWASASQGGKPIMTCATCHDVHNKKNKDKAGSTNYLLLATNEGSALCLSCHIK is encoded by the coding sequence ATGAACAGGAAGCTTTTGGCAGCATTGAGCTTTGTCGCCCTCGCAGGGACCGCGGCCTTTGCCGGTACCGAAGCAGGGAGCGGCGTGCCCGGATCGATTCACGACATGACCATCTACGGCGCCTACGGGAGCGGCGACCCGGAAGTCCAGCAGGGACGCGTCTGTGCATACTGCCACACCCCGCACCACGCCATAACGGAAGGGAATGACTACCTCCCCCTCTGGTCCCACACGGTGACCACACAGACCTTTACCCCGTACGCATCCGCCACCATCGATGCCAACATCGATCCCACCACCATGATGGAAGGCCCGAGCAAGCTGTGCATGAGCTGCCACGACGGCTCCGTGGCGGTGGACACCCACTACGCCTTCACCGGCGGAAAGAAGCTGCAGCAGGACGACAACCTCTTCTCCACCCCGGCGGTGGGGGAAAAGGGGAATCTCTCCAACGACCATCCGATCGGCTTCATCTATGACGACGCCGACGGCGGTATCGCCAAGGGGCCTGAGACCGGCAACCCTAATCTTGAGGACCACGTCCAAGGGAAAGACGAGTGGATCCGCAACAAGAACGCCACCTATGCAGGAAGCGGCCTGAAGATTGCCGATCGTCTCTGGGCCAGCGCGAGCCAGGGGGGAAAACCGATCATGACCTGCGCGACCTGCCACGACGTCCACAACAAGAAAAACAAGGACAAGGCGGGCTCCACCAACTATCTCCTTCTTGCCACCAACGAAGGTTCCGCGCTCTGCCTCTCCTGCCACATCAAGTAG
- a CDS encoding DUF456 domain-containing protein, whose product MSDQSIILWSIGIVLTVLGLAGLLLPVLPGAPLLFAGLFCAAWAEDFRYVGVWTLSALAVMAALTYLVEFFSSIFGAKKFGGSRKAMTGAAIGGAIGIFLGIPGIILGPFLGAVLGELSQQRTLHHATRAGIGTVVGMALGVAGKLAIGIAMVGLFVVVRLF is encoded by the coding sequence ATGTCAGATCAATCAATCATCCTGTGGAGCATCGGAATCGTCCTCACCGTGCTCGGGCTCGCCGGGCTCCTTCTGCCGGTTTTGCCCGGTGCGCCGCTCCTCTTTGCCGGCCTTTTTTGCGCCGCCTGGGCTGAAGACTTCCGCTACGTCGGCGTCTGGACCCTCTCGGCCCTCGCCGTCATGGCGGCCCTGACCTACCTCGTGGAGTTCTTCAGCTCCATCTTCGGGGCGAAAAAGTTCGGCGGCTCCCGAAAGGCGATGACCGGAGCCGCCATCGGTGGGGCCATCGGAATCTTCCTCGGTATCCCCGGCATCATCCTCGGCCCCTTTCTGGGCGCGGTCCTCGGGGAATTGTCGCAGCAGCGGACCCTGCACCACGCCACGAGGGCTGGAATCGGGACGGTGGTGGGGATGGCGCTCGGGGTCGCCGGGAAGCTCGCCATCGGAATCGCCATGGTCGGTCTTTTCGTCGTCGTCAGGTTGTTCTGA
- a CDS encoding twin-arginine translocase TatA/TatE family subunit, translating to MFGIGMPEMVIVMVIMLVIFGPGKLPQLGASLGGAIRSFKTASEEEPKEISCKEECKQECKNEQ from the coding sequence ATGTTTGGAATCGGCATGCCGGAAATGGTAATCGTCATGGTCATCATGTTGGTGATCTTCGGCCCGGGGAAGCTCCCCCAACTCGGTGCGTCGCTTGGTGGCGCAATCAGGAGCTTCAAGACGGCCTCGGAAGAAGAGCCGAAGGAGATCAGCTGCAAAGAAGAGTGCAAACAAGAGTGCAAAAACGAGCAGTAG
- a CDS encoding VOC family protein: MKGNPIAWFEIYVQDMERARRFYESVFQITLQRLESPFPGPELWAFPADMGTYGASGALVKMEGCPSGGSGTLVYFHCDDCAVEEGRVASAGGEVQRSKTSIGQYGFISIVFDTEGNAIGLHSM, from the coding sequence ATGAAAGGTAATCCCATTGCCTGGTTCGAAATCTATGTGCAGGACATGGAGCGCGCACGGCGCTTCTACGAGTCGGTGTTTCAGATCACGCTGCAAAGGCTGGAGTCGCCATTTCCGGGACCGGAGTTGTGGGCGTTTCCGGCCGACATGGGAACGTACGGCGCGTCCGGTGCGCTGGTGAAGATGGAAGGGTGCCCCTCCGGAGGGAGCGGGACGCTGGTCTACTTCCATTGCGATGACTGCGCTGTCGAGGAAGGGCGCGTAGCGTCTGCCGGTGGCGAGGTGCAGCGCAGCAAGACCTCCATCGGCCAGTACGGCTTCATATCGATCGTGTTTGATACGGAAGGGAACGCCATCGGCCTGCACTCGATGTAG
- the tatC gene encoding twin-arginine translocase subunit TatC has protein sequence MTDSKTLTWIEHLTELRKRLIVMVVALVIGMGVAWNFSGALLEFVQRPLTGHTYLTGIKKEVYLQVKELSPALYGHYKLEQEIATAPKRHLLNYSAPLEPFFVQCKLSMMAGLILVLPVIFHQVWLFIAPGLTARERRMVVPVVAAASLAFCVGAAFFLTVIWPVIINFSLSYEAAGLQGWFNITAYINFCLRLILVFGLIFELPVLTLVLTRFGLVSYQLLAPKRKYALLASSIVAAFHADLITMFVIMIPMYLMYEISIWTALIFGKREKLAPVPVPA, from the coding sequence ATGACTGATAGCAAAACGCTGACTTGGATTGAACACCTGACGGAGCTGAGAAAAAGGCTGATAGTCATGGTTGTGGCCTTGGTGATCGGTATGGGAGTGGCCTGGAACTTCTCCGGCGCCCTCCTCGAATTCGTTCAGCGGCCGCTGACGGGCCACACCTATCTTACAGGGATCAAGAAAGAGGTGTACCTCCAGGTAAAGGAGCTCTCCCCCGCCCTTTACGGCCATTATAAGCTCGAGCAGGAGATCGCCACCGCCCCCAAAAGGCACCTTCTCAACTACAGCGCACCGCTGGAACCGTTCTTCGTCCAGTGCAAGCTTTCCATGATGGCCGGGTTGATACTGGTCTTACCGGTGATCTTTCATCAGGTGTGGCTTTTCATTGCGCCGGGACTCACCGCCAGGGAACGCCGCATGGTGGTGCCCGTTGTCGCCGCAGCCTCCCTCGCTTTCTGTGTGGGGGCGGCGTTTTTCCTGACGGTGATCTGGCCGGTGATCATCAACTTCTCCCTCTCCTACGAGGCGGCGGGGTTGCAGGGTTGGTTCAACATCACAGCCTACATCAACTTCTGCCTACGCCTGATTCTGGTCTTCGGCCTGATCTTCGAGCTTCCCGTCCTCACCCTGGTACTCACGCGCTTTGGACTGGTCAGCTACCAGCTTTTAGCCCCCAAGCGGAAATACGCCCTTTTGGCGAGTTCCATCGTCGCCGCCTTTCACGCGGACCTGATCACCATGTTCGTGATCATGATCCCCATGTACCTGATGTACGAGATCAGCATTTGGACCGCGTTGATCTTTGGTAAAAGGGAGAAACTCGCGCCTGTGCCTGTTCCTGCCTGA
- a CDS encoding twin-arginine translocase TatA/TatE family subunit: MFGFGMPQLAIILLIVLVLFGANRLPEIGGAFGKSLRNFKNASEGRDIEIKPEEN; this comes from the coding sequence ATGTTTGGATTCGGAATGCCGCAGTTGGCAATCATACTTTTAATCGTCCTCGTCCTCTTTGGAGCCAACCGTCTGCCTGAAATAGGCGGTGCATTCGGGAAATCGCTCCGTAACTTCAAAAACGCATCCGAAGGCCGTGATATCGAGATCAAGCCCGAAGAAAACTGA
- a CDS encoding C-GCAxxG-C-C family (seleno)protein: MEEKKEGLSRRSFLSNTAVGAIGLAAVGFTAGSLVNPREAEAATPSIGTADFPLPTVAIDVEKVRQYGYYCYKSYSGCGLGSARALLAGILDAHTRGGTDPKRWVDVPLNLYAWCNGGGAGGWGTLCGAIAGSAGVLNLMNLHGTHASKVFEWYTKQNFPLAGLDSYDGSVVFPTAFPAEVAVPRPIPDAEVKGHAVTDSPLCHISVSKWLAAAHVKLGDTDGGSPARGLKEDRCAKVTGDTAAYTAALLNETIVNKTNPSAWAKPAAMAGCFDCHDPSGTAGLTKKDAQTKMDCLPCHTEPTSGRK, encoded by the coding sequence ATGGAAGAGAAAAAAGAAGGTCTGTCCCGGCGCAGTTTCCTCAGCAACACGGCAGTGGGTGCCATTGGCCTTGCCGCCGTCGGCTTCACTGCGGGGTCTCTGGTCAATCCCCGTGAGGCCGAGGCTGCCACCCCGTCGATAGGTACGGCTGATTTCCCGCTCCCGACCGTCGCAATTGACGTTGAAAAGGTTCGGCAGTACGGCTACTACTGCTACAAAAGCTATAGTGGCTGCGGCCTCGGCTCCGCGCGCGCTCTGCTCGCAGGCATCCTCGATGCCCACACCAGGGGAGGCACCGACCCCAAGCGCTGGGTCGACGTCCCCCTCAATCTTTACGCCTGGTGCAACGGTGGCGGAGCTGGCGGCTGGGGCACACTGTGCGGCGCGATCGCCGGCTCCGCCGGGGTGCTGAACCTTATGAATCTGCACGGCACTCACGCCAGCAAGGTGTTCGAATGGTACACGAAGCAGAACTTCCCGCTGGCCGGCCTCGACAGTTACGACGGGTCAGTGGTTTTCCCGACCGCTTTCCCTGCGGAAGTAGCCGTCCCGCGTCCGATACCGGATGCCGAGGTGAAAGGGCATGCGGTGACCGACTCGCCGCTGTGCCACATCTCGGTCAGCAAGTGGCTCGCCGCAGCCCATGTGAAACTGGGGGATACGGACGGCGGGAGTCCGGCGAGAGGTCTGAAAGAAGACCGTTGCGCCAAGGTAACCGGCGATACCGCCGCCTACACGGCCGCCCTCCTGAACGAGACGATTGTGAATAAGACGAACCCGTCCGCTTGGGCCAAACCCGCCGCCATGGCCGGCTGCTTCGATTGCCATGATCCTTCCGGGACGGCAGGTCTGACGAAAAAGGATGCGCAGACGAAGATGGACTGCCTCCCCTGCCATACCGAGCCGACCTCCGGCAGGAAGTAA
- a CDS encoding SDR family oxidoreductase gives MAEQKKSLPLNGKTALVTGGGRGIGRAIACALAEAGADVAIVYRSNEAAAYQVRDAIRSLGRRGVALHCDVSRSAEVSAAVEGIHRELGAISIVVNNAGIAQMRTMDEITEGDWDEVLAVNLKGAFLVTQASLPGMRGARWGRIISISSVAAQVGGVVGMHYAASKAGIIGLTHYYAAYLANEGITANAIAPGAIDTEMAAALPLLKPESVPVGRLGTAEEIAAVAVMLACNGYITGQTINVNGGRYPG, from the coding sequence ATGGCAGAGCAGAAGAAGTCCCTGCCGTTGAACGGGAAGACCGCGCTTGTCACCGGAGGGGGGCGCGGCATCGGGCGCGCCATAGCCTGCGCGCTCGCGGAAGCGGGTGCCGATGTGGCGATCGTCTACAGGAGTAACGAGGCGGCCGCGTACCAGGTGAGGGATGCCATCAGGAGCCTGGGGCGGCGCGGCGTTGCACTTCACTGCGACGTCTCCCGCTCGGCAGAGGTCAGTGCCGCGGTGGAGGGTATCCACCGGGAGCTGGGTGCCATCTCCATCGTCGTCAACAACGCCGGCATAGCGCAGATGCGCACCATGGACGAGATCACGGAAGGGGATTGGGACGAGGTCCTTGCGGTGAATCTGAAAGGGGCGTTCCTGGTGACGCAGGCGTCCCTTCCCGGCATGAGGGGGGCCCGCTGGGGGAGGATCATCAGCATCTCTTCAGTGGCCGCACAGGTCGGCGGGGTGGTGGGGATGCATTACGCCGCGTCGAAGGCCGGGATCATAGGGCTCACCCACTACTACGCCGCGTATCTTGCCAATGAGGGGATAACCGCGAACGCCATCGCGCCGGGGGCGATAGACACGGAGATGGCCGCAGCATTGCCTCTCCTCAAACCGGAAAGCGTGCCGGTGGGGCGTCTCGGAACGGCAGAAGAGATCGCCGCGGTCGCTGTCATGCTGGCGTGCAACGGCTATATCACAGGACAGACCATAAACGTCAATGGCGGGCGCTACCCGGGCTGA
- a CDS encoding cytochrome c3 family protein, with the protein MLRKVGLLLTLALAVPSFAQAWTVTGKISSGLGSLQAGAGSVGFGTYSTGTPRVYSITKTGNTPRIGYFKSTAASQSFTVAPATGYSLSQVAVDGVKVDPVNGAYVVAAGAPAKNHTLVVYYTATTYTVSVVQPGHGVVTLQALSSDPVPRPIGSISKGSISGLKSGAKVRITAAPNADYKIVKDINGNAVTGVFEGEARTYDVTVTGDATYNQIGFGLVATIKAAPYADNYSGVVDSPVPITITAASITNDGPATYQFSANGGTLAPVANHPEKRLFTPTATTGVSVTVTATSASGASDSKVLSFNVKSADQASIDACTGCHYNRNPQFATTAPHKDFTGTCVSCHVTAHSATRTHVSAPASSCIVCHDAVQTKFSTSLHGTRPGKGTFYNDGLGDPNATPLQLGFGNYVDTPYSEIPCASCHNAQATTVDGVDTWTAASCVDCHTPATPATAVSPMTCYGCHSRQAYEGSPQGFGLSDVHFAAGMSCAACHSSSDMHGDGTAKTSLLSPGAITAACANCHGLNKAQGPISNIPEHVQHMADIDCSTCHIQSVVACYNCHFDNEGIKDGSVTHQKFASARFGGQGDKSWRFLVNRVMPDGKTKVYPGSMQSLMADQTAKGSSADDGQGVTFVSIAPYYSHSITRTGALRCVSCHGTATATNLAAGVPVDVVKWKAAAGVAVADLSTAWQGPKGVIPVPQNVSLLKFDFVDLVDPKGTWMPEQMNVASPRVLFKRGADAVHMPDEFVKPLTDAQMDALSRPFTSGATTLATAHTEANLAAQGSCANCHTSVTPAHNGGSSLQKAQYISTASLPVSCAECHADTAANKTALPQYAGSAHGNTAGEAWIHFDWRSANRSACARCHNGTAFVEKLGNENNIANVFQASDVLKPAETLACSACHTDVATGALRDAAPEFTINMTNTTATFNVAGASALCARCHSGRETGNSIKADTNTTGIRVFVDPHYQPAAATLYNKGYDFGLNDDLGAHKNLGATGQGPCVTCHMPGKNHSFAAAACITCHDGTKARTLDAAQLKADYDAALNNLKLALAAKGIHYGPVHPFFFTAPYVEGGANTPVTDWAAAYGAANWKHTMGAAYNYNLLWSEKGAYAHNYSYAMKLINDSIDFISDGALGL; encoded by the coding sequence ATGTTGAGAAAAGTAGGGTTACTACTGACCCTCGCGCTCGCGGTACCGAGCTTTGCCCAGGCCTGGACGGTCACGGGAAAGATCAGTTCGGGGCTGGGGTCATTGCAGGCAGGTGCCGGGTCCGTCGGTTTTGGGACCTATTCCACTGGCACCCCACGGGTCTATTCCATCACCAAGACCGGGAACACGCCGCGCATCGGCTACTTCAAGTCGACCGCCGCGTCCCAGAGCTTCACCGTGGCACCGGCGACAGGGTACTCCCTGTCTCAGGTCGCCGTCGACGGTGTGAAAGTCGACCCGGTAAACGGCGCCTACGTGGTTGCCGCCGGAGCCCCGGCGAAAAACCACACCCTCGTCGTCTACTACACCGCGACCACGTACACAGTATCCGTCGTACAGCCGGGACATGGCGTGGTGACGCTTCAGGCACTTTCATCCGATCCGGTGCCCAGGCCGATCGGCTCCATCAGCAAAGGCTCCATCAGCGGCCTCAAGTCGGGCGCTAAGGTGAGGATTACCGCCGCGCCGAATGCCGATTACAAGATCGTTAAGGACATAAACGGCAACGCCGTCACCGGCGTCTTCGAAGGGGAGGCGCGCACCTACGATGTCACCGTCACCGGCGACGCCACCTATAACCAGATCGGGTTCGGCCTGGTAGCGACCATAAAGGCGGCACCGTACGCTGATAACTACAGTGGCGTGGTAGACAGCCCCGTCCCCATCACCATCACCGCCGCCAGCATCACCAACGACGGCCCCGCCACCTACCAGTTCAGCGCCAATGGCGGTACTCTGGCACCGGTTGCCAACCACCCGGAAAAGAGACTCTTTACGCCTACGGCCACCACCGGCGTGAGCGTCACAGTGACGGCTACCAGCGCCTCCGGCGCCAGCGATTCGAAGGTCCTGAGCTTCAATGTGAAGAGCGCCGATCAGGCTTCCATCGACGCCTGCACCGGTTGCCACTACAACCGCAACCCCCAGTTCGCCACCACTGCACCGCACAAGGATTTCACCGGCACCTGCGTCTCCTGCCACGTCACGGCGCACTCGGCGACTCGCACCCACGTAAGCGCCCCCGCCTCTTCGTGCATCGTGTGCCACGACGCCGTCCAGACGAAGTTCAGCACCAGCCTGCACGGTACCCGCCCCGGCAAGGGTACCTTCTACAATGACGGCCTTGGCGACCCCAACGCCACCCCGCTGCAGCTCGGCTTCGGCAACTACGTCGACACCCCCTACTCGGAGATCCCCTGCGCCAGCTGCCACAATGCGCAGGCCACGACCGTCGACGGGGTAGACACCTGGACCGCAGCCTCCTGCGTCGACTGCCACACCCCCGCAACCCCCGCAACGGCCGTTTCCCCCATGACCTGCTACGGCTGCCACAGCCGCCAAGCATATGAAGGAAGCCCGCAAGGGTTCGGTCTCTCCGACGTACACTTCGCAGCGGGTATGAGCTGCGCCGCCTGCCACTCCTCCAGCGACATGCACGGCGACGGCACGGCAAAAACCAGCCTCCTCTCCCCGGGCGCCATCACCGCGGCCTGCGCCAACTGCCACGGGCTGAACAAGGCTCAGGGCCCGATCAGCAACATCCCGGAGCACGTCCAGCACATGGCGGACATCGACTGCTCCACCTGCCACATCCAGTCCGTGGTCGCCTGCTACAACTGCCACTTCGACAACGAAGGGATCAAGGACGGCAGCGTGACCCACCAGAAGTTCGCCAGCGCGCGCTTCGGCGGGCAGGGCGACAAGTCGTGGCGCTTCCTCGTGAACCGCGTCATGCCGGACGGCAAGACGAAGGTGTATCCCGGCTCCATGCAGAGCCTCATGGCCGACCAGACTGCAAAAGGTAGCAGCGCGGACGACGGCCAGGGTGTGACGTTTGTCTCCATCGCTCCGTACTACAGCCACTCCATCACCAGAACCGGCGCGCTCAGGTGCGTATCGTGCCATGGCACCGCCACCGCCACGAACCTTGCCGCGGGCGTTCCCGTCGACGTCGTGAAGTGGAAAGCGGCAGCAGGTGTCGCGGTAGCAGATCTGAGCACCGCATGGCAAGGGCCGAAAGGGGTAATCCCGGTCCCGCAGAACGTGAGCCTCCTGAAGTTCGACTTCGTTGACCTCGTGGATCCGAAAGGAACCTGGATGCCTGAGCAGATGAACGTGGCGAGCCCGCGCGTCCTCTTCAAGCGTGGCGCCGACGCGGTGCACATGCCGGACGAGTTCGTCAAGCCTCTTACCGATGCACAGATGGATGCGCTCTCCAGACCGTTCACCAGCGGCGCAACCACCCTTGCCACAGCACACACCGAGGCGAATCTGGCGGCACAAGGTTCCTGCGCGAACTGCCACACCAGCGTCACCCCGGCCCACAACGGCGGCTCTTCCCTCCAGAAGGCCCAGTACATCAGCACCGCCTCCTTGCCGGTCTCCTGCGCCGAATGCCACGCCGATACGGCAGCGAACAAGACCGCCCTCCCGCAGTATGCCGGGTCCGCCCACGGCAATACCGCTGGCGAAGCGTGGATTCACTTCGACTGGCGCAGCGCCAACCGCTCTGCCTGCGCCCGCTGCCACAACGGCACCGCATTCGTGGAGAAGCTTGGAAACGAGAACAACATCGCTAACGTCTTTCAGGCAAGCGATGTCCTCAAGCCCGCTGAGACCCTCGCATGCTCCGCCTGCCACACCGACGTCGCCACCGGCGCACTGCGCGATGCGGCTCCGGAGTTCACCATCAACATGACGAACACCACTGCCACCTTCAACGTTGCCGGAGCTTCCGCCCTCTGTGCCCGCTGCCACAGCGGTCGCGAAACGGGTAACAGCATCAAGGCCGATACAAACACCACCGGCATCCGCGTCTTCGTCGACCCCCACTACCAGCCGGCTGCCGCCACCCTGTACAACAAGGGGTATGACTTCGGTCTGAACGACGATCTCGGCGCTCACAAGAACCTCGGCGCCACCGGCCAGGGCCCCTGCGTAACCTGCCACATGCCCGGCAAGAACCACAGCTTTGCCGCTGCCGCTTGTATCACCTGCCACGACGGGACGAAGGCCCGGACCCTGGACGCAGCGCAGCTGAAAGCAGATTACGATGCCGCCCTCAACAACCTGAAGCTCGCGCTTGCCGCCAAGGGGATCCACTACGGGCCGGTACACCCCTTCTTCTTCACCGCACCGTACGTGGAAGGCGGTGCTAACACTCCCGTCACAGACTGGGCGGCGGCATACGGCGCCGCAAACTGGAAGCACACCATGGGTGCGGCTTACAACTACAACCTGCTCTGGAGCGAGAAGGGCGCCTATGCCCACAACTACAGCTACGCGATGAAGCTCATAAACGATTCCATCGACTTCATAAGCGACGGCGCGCTCGGCCTGTAA